The Nitrospirota bacterium genome includes a window with the following:
- a CDS encoding iron-containing redox enzyme family protein, giving the protein MKKALTMIQFREQLLAFMDRKHHWAWPYFSGGALTKEQLKIHFQQEYAVYVRDFPVFLARIHGQNPPSDVRRMLAENIYEEDTGGLSLGRSHPELFHDMMRGLGYEARDFERVRLLPAARTYRRWLDQVSKNRDWVIGAAALTIFVEGSVKDRQEILEPSKPKSAAEIEEIIRQHPLVQYHGLSPEQMNLIRAHQMVEAGHRHDAYAMVLAHVTERKRQDAVLACLKQSLRLWQSYRDAVARACGLKKI; this is encoded by the coding sequence GTGAAAAAAGCGCTCACGATGATCCAATTCCGCGAGCAGTTGCTCGCCTTCATGGACCGCAAGCACCACTGGGCCTGGCCCTATTTCAGCGGAGGCGCTCTCACCAAGGAACAGCTCAAAATCCATTTCCAGCAGGAATATGCCGTGTACGTGCGGGATTTCCCGGTGTTCCTCGCCCGCATCCACGGCCAGAACCCGCCCTCCGACGTCCGGAGAATGTTGGCCGAGAACATCTACGAGGAAGACACCGGCGGGCTCTCGCTGGGCCGCTCACATCCGGAGTTGTTTCACGACATGATGCGCGGGCTGGGATACGAGGCCCGGGATTTCGAGCGCGTCAGGCTGCTGCCGGCCGCCCGCACTTACCGGCGTTGGTTGGATCAGGTCTCGAAGAACCGCGATTGGGTCATCGGCGCGGCCGCGCTCACGATCTTCGTCGAAGGCAGCGTGAAGGACCGGCAGGAGATTTTGGAACCGTCCAAGCCCAAGAGCGCGGCCGAGATCGAGGAAATCATCCGGCAGCATCCCCTGGTGCAATACCACGGCCTGTCCCCCGAGCAGATGAACCTCATCCGGGCTCATCAAATGGTCGAAGCCGGCCACCGCCATGACGCCTATGCGATGGTCCTCGCCCATGTTACGGAACGGAAACGGCAGGACGCCGTGCTCGCCTGTTTGAAGCAATCGCTCCGGCTTTGGCAATCCTATCGGGACGCCGTCGCGCGCGCCTGCGGGCTCAAGAAAATCTGA
- a CDS encoding DUF1499 domain-containing protein, which yields MSKRMTMAAIGGLAILVLVTLLRTWPMINVVETGRTPEYPDLQPRRYEAGGERVFDAAMHAVNRLPRWTLISYEPESGEIRAEAKTPVFRFVDDVRIRVAGRDGATVVSVRSASRIGRGDFGQNARNIRAFFDELDRQIKRDSGHA from the coding sequence GTGTCCAAGCGCATGACCATGGCGGCGATCGGCGGTCTGGCGATCCTTGTGTTGGTCACGTTGCTGCGAACCTGGCCGATGATCAACGTCGTCGAGACCGGCCGGACGCCTGAATACCCGGACCTCCAGCCGCGTCGGTATGAGGCCGGCGGAGAGCGCGTCTTCGATGCCGCGATGCACGCCGTGAACCGGCTGCCGCGCTGGACGCTGATCTCCTATGAACCGGAGTCGGGCGAGATCAGGGCCGAGGCGAAGACGCCGGTGTTTCGATTCGTGGACGACGTCCGCATTCGCGTGGCCGGGCGGGACGGCGCGACCGTCGTGTCGGTGCGCTCCGCATCGCGGATCGGGCGCGGAGACTTTGGACAGAACGCGCGGAACATTCGGGCGTTCTTCGACGAACTGGATCGCCAGATCAAGCGGGATTCCGGACATGCATAA
- a CDS encoding formylglycine-generating enzyme family protein: MAFRLFTVAFFLACLFLSISYQPSAISQTLSDDMVLIPAGEFTMGSPAGSDGFEDEHPLRRVYVSAFWIDRLEVTNEAYLRFVQATGHRAPANRKPSVTLWEQNRPLPGIERHPVVNVSWGDALAYCRWQGKRLPTEAEWEKAARGTDGRRYPWGNDWDFKKANSASYWAGRTIEFASGAEWDAFWIRGEGAKISQEKGVQGEVLTLPVGSFPEGASPYGLLDMAGNAAEWVQDWYDPNYYRHAPLSDPPGPSRGAIKAMRGGSWLKPAKSLRTSDRDWGTIDSRPSGTGFRCAKDGV, from the coding sequence ATGGCGTTCAGACTGTTCACAGTCGCTTTTTTCCTTGCCTGCCTGTTCTTGTCCATCAGCTATCAGCCATCAGCTATCAGCCAAACTCTTTCGGACGACATGGTCTTGATCCCGGCCGGGGAGTTCACCATGGGCAGTCCGGCCGGAAGCGACGGCTTCGAAGACGAACATCCCCTCCGGCGCGTGTACGTGAGCGCATTTTGGATCGACCGCCTCGAAGTGACCAACGAAGCCTACCTACGCTTCGTCCAAGCCACCGGACACCGCGCGCCGGCCAACAGGAAACCGTCGGTCACGTTGTGGGAGCAAAACAGACCGCTCCCGGGAATCGAGCGGCATCCGGTGGTCAACGTCAGTTGGGGAGACGCCCTCGCGTATTGCCGCTGGCAGGGCAAACGACTCCCCACCGAAGCCGAGTGGGAGAAAGCGGCGCGCGGGACCGACGGCCGCCGCTACCCCTGGGGAAACGACTGGGATTTCAAGAAAGCCAACAGCGCCAGCTACTGGGCCGGACGGACCATTGAGTTTGCCAGCGGCGCCGAATGGGACGCCTTCTGGATCAGAGGCGAAGGCGCGAAAATCTCGCAGGAGAAAGGGGTGCAGGGCGAGGTGCTCACGCTGCCCGTCGGCAGCTTTCCCGAGGGCGCCAGCCCCTACGGTCTGCTCGACATGGCCGGCAACGCCGCGGAGTGGGTGCAGGACTGGTACGATCCCAACTACTACCGGCATGCGCCCCTGTCCGATCCGCCCGGACCGTCCCGAGGCGCGATCAAAGCCATGCGCGGCGGCTCCTGGCTCAAGCCGGCGAAGAGCCTCCGCACCAGCGACCGCGACTGGGGCACCATCGACAGCCGCCCCAGCGGGACGGGATTTCGCTGCGCAAAAGACGGAGTCTAA
- a CDS encoding DUF2007 domain-containing protein — translation MALVKLAEPTDIGELALIKSLLDGNGIAYVVHNEHVSSLYPGVPFLTCSVMVEEAEAQRAETLLSKLALPDRGEGPRPA, via the coding sequence ATGGCGCTGGTCAAATTGGCGGAGCCGACCGACATCGGGGAACTGGCCCTCATCAAGAGCCTGTTGGACGGAAACGGGATCGCCTACGTGGTGCATAACGAACACGTGAGCAGCCTGTATCCCGGCGTGCCGTTCCTGACCTGCTCGGTCATGGTGGAGGAAGCGGAGGCCCAGCGGGCGGAGACGTTGTTGAGCAAGTTGGCGTTGCCGGATCGCGGGGAAGGGCCGCGGCCTGCGTGA